The DNA sequence TTCTGTGTAATAATTTCCAACTCCCGCTCTGCACTAAAACCATCATTCTCTTTCCTGAATAGTAGCTTTACTCTTTTTGGGGTTTTTCCCCAACCTTGAAACAACCACGGAGATTTTACTCCCGAATGCATGAAGCTGGTAAACATATTTTTCATCGTACAACGACGACTCCAATAAATATTGATATTATAAGGGTAATCATGAGCATTACGAGAGCTCCGATCATGGGATTATCCAATAGTTTCTTCAAATAAAGAAAAGAGTTTGTCGCTTTTTTGTTGTCTGCATAGGGTGGTTTAGGGACATCGTTTTGGGTCATATTTACAGTTTAGCAAATGGTTGCCACTTTAGCCATAAAAATGTTAGAGTGTCTAAGGAGACTAGCGGTTTTGCAAATTTATTAGTATGAATAAATTAAGTATTTTTGGTTCGGCGAGAGTGGATGCATTTATGGAAATTCCCGATGGAAAAGCCAACAAAAAGTGTTCGCTTGATACCAAAAAATGTGTTATCGAATTAAGTTACGCCGCAAAAATTTCAATGAATAATGTAACATTTCTTGCAGGTGGAAATGGCGCTAATGTAGCAATTGGTGCAAAAAGGATGGGTGTAGAAAGCGCTTTGGTTGCGGAACTGGGCGAAGGGGCACTTGCAGATTACGTCAAGGAAGTGTTAAGTCACGAGATAACTTTGGACTATGTGACACAATCGGAAGGAGTCAATCAGGGATTTGGCGCGGTAATAGTATATCAGGGAGAACGGACAATACTTTCTTATTACGCACCCAAACAGCCACCATTTCCTGATAATCTTGAAGTTTCCGATTGGGCGTATCTAACTTCTGTTGGAGAAAACTTCGAAGGCTTTTACGAGGACGTCTATAACTGGTTAATGTCAACGGGCGCTAAGTTGGCGTTTAATCCGGGAGGTAGACAAATCGCCAAGGGAAAAAGCTGGCTTGCTAAATACCTATCTCGAACGCAAGTGGTATTCTCAAATAGAGAAGAAGCAGAAAAAATAGTGGGACTAGCAGAGTCACACGGAAAAGAAAAGGAATTGCTTGAAAAGTATCTGGCATTAGGACCAACTACGGTTGTAATAACGGACGGAGAAGGGGGTAGTTATGCAGCGCATAATGGTAACTTCTACAAAGTCGGCGTAATTCCTGTTACCTCGGTTGAAAGAACTGGTGCCGGAGATGCATATAGTACAGGATTTTTGGCGGCTACGATAAATGGATTTGGTATCGAAGACAGTTTGTTGTGTGGTACGAT is a window from the Candidatus Woesebacteria bacterium genome containing:
- a CDS encoding carbohydrate kinase family protein encodes the protein MNKLSIFGSARVDAFMEIPDGKANKKCSLDTKKCVIELSYAAKISMNNVTFLAGGNGANVAIGAKRMGVESALVAELGEGALADYVKEVLSHEITLDYVTQSEGVNQGFGAVIVYQGERTILSYYAPKQPPFPDNLEVSDWAYLTSVGENFEGFYEDVYNWLMSTGAKLAFNPGGRQIAKGKSWLAKYLSRTQVVFSNREEAEKIVGLAESHGKEKELLEKYLALGPTTVVITDGEGGSYAAHNGNFYKVGVIPVTSVERTGAGDAYSTGFLAATINGFGIEDSLLCGTINAASVIGFIGPQQGLLDLTSINERLNKAKESGLNVTQF